The genomic stretch GAAAAGCCAAGAAAGTAGCCCTCGTCGCCTGCATGAGGCGGCTGCTCACTATCATGAACTCAATTTTAAAACATCAAAGAGCTTGGCAATATGTATAAATTAACACAGTTGCTCTCCAAACGGGTCAGGCGTTAACGCGGAAATCAACTGTTTGGAGAGGGGGAATTTAGTAGAGAGGAGCTAGCGCCCCTCTCTGTCAGGCTACTCTCCATTTGGTTAGAGTACACTCTTGCCCAGAGTGCCTAATAGGACTATACTACCAATTAAAGCAATTATTGGTAAGGGGATTTGGTATATGTGGGATTGGAGAGCGAAATCTGCCATTGCCTCTTTTTGCATTGCGCTGGGAGGCGGTGGAGTGCTAGGTTATTTTGAACAATGCCTTACCGGGCTCATAATATCTGTTGTTTTTGTTCTTATAGGTTTCGGATTGTTAATATGGTCTTATACTGACCGTAAAAGAGACCATAAAAAGAGTTTTACATCTGAAAGTATTAAGCACGACCTAGAAAAGAAGGAGTATATTAAGTATTGTTTTCAGTTGGTCGGGCTTGTTGTGCTCGCTTTGATATTTATTATAGGAGTTCAGATATTTCTCTACAGACAAACAGTGTATATTGAACAAACAAGGCCAATTCTTGTATTAGAACCAAACATACAGGATGTTAAATACGATGATAAGTCTTACACTGCCAACATCACAATTGAGTATACACTATCAAATCTGAGGGATAACCCATCATATCAAACCCAAGTAAGATTTGCTGGCTTTCGAGATATTGACCCCAGTAACGTGCAAACGCTTAAAGACCAGTATATAACTAGTCCTATCTACGAGAGTGCAAATCGTCAGGTGACAGAAACTATCACGCTTCATGCTCATTCTGCGCCGCCCGGGGGACAAATTATTTTTATAACCTATACTAAAATCAGGTACGCCGATGCCCCAATGGGGAAAATACACTGGTATTCTGAAACTTGGTGGTCTGCGCTTACACTATATTTTGATGCTAATAGTCAACTAATAAGAGTAGCTAATGAAGAAGTTGACCCGTCACTATTCCCGGCTTATGAAGCGGAGATAAGTTTGCAATTTCCACATGAATTGGGAGACGAATAAATGAGCTTTATACGTGCGAAAGAAATACCACCACGTTCAGGGAATTGGTATGACTATGAGGTAAAAACCGTCCATGAGGGCAACAAGGTGCGGCAAAAGGTAATCCGCTACATCGGCCCTTCTGTCAGAACGTCTGCCAAAGTTTCTACTGGTCATAGCAGGGCTATTAACCCTTATCCAGTAGAACTGGATACCCCTATTGTTTATACCGCCAGAATACCCAAGGGAAAGGAAGTATAGAGGAGCCAGCGCCCCTCTCCGTCAGGCTACTCCCCATTTCAGAACACATGGCAATATCAAACGCGAATAATAGCATCCCATTTTAGTCGTCTTGACCACATAGAAAGCAACAAACAAACACGCCGTAATAAAGCCCGCGGCCAACCTGAAAATAGACGCCGGCGTTTTCCCCACCGGTTATTATGTTCACCCCGGCGGATAATATACCTTTTGTATTATTTTTCAGGCGCTGGTATAATGTGACAGCTACGGATAGAGGCTGCTAAAGCCCCGTAAAACCCCATTACCAGCGGCGGCCGGCGTACCCAGCGGCCGCGCTGAAATACAGAACAGGAGAAGTAAATGCCGGAGACTAAATGGACGAATTTGACACCGCAGCAGAAGCGGGAACAGAGGTTTAAATGGTGGCTCGACGCCGAAGGGGTGAACTTTATCGACGCCAATGCCCAGAAAGCTTACAAACAGCGGGTGCAGCGGCTGATAGACGTATATAACGTGGGCGAGCCGGACCGGGTGCCGGTATCCCTGATGATCGGGGCGCTGCCGGCCTACCTCTACGGCACCGACTACCATACCTGCATGTACGACTATGACAAGGCGGTCAAGGCCTGGGACAAGTTCAACCAGGACTTTCTGGACGCGGACTCGCTGTCCAGTCCGGGCACGGTGATTCCGGGCAGGGTCTATGACCTGCTGGACTACAAGCTGTACAAGTGGCCCGGGCACGGGCTGTCGACCAGCGCCACCGGCATCCAGTTCGTGGAGGGGGAATACATGCGGGCGGACGAATATGACGCCCTGATAGGCAACCCCTCCGATTTCTGGCAGCGGGTCTATATGCCGCGCGTCTTCGGCGCCTTCGAGTCCTGGCGGAATCTGACGCCTTTGACCAGCATCATCGAGGCCCCGGCGATGAACTTCACTCCCTATTCCATGCCGGAGGTGCAGAACTCGCTGAAAACGCTGATTAACGTGGGCAACGAGCTGCTGAAATACATGCAGGTCACCGGGGAGTTCGGGCGGCGCACACTGGAAGCCGGCTATCCGGCGGCGCGGGGCGGGTTCGCCAAAGCGCCTTTCGACGTTATCGGCGACACTTTAAGGGGCACGCAGGGCATCATCAGCGATATGTTCCGCCGGCCGGACAAGCTACTGGAAGCCATAGACGTGGTCACCCGTCTGATGATAGAGTCCGTTATCAACTCCCTCAACGCCTCCAAGGGGCTTTACGCCATGTTCCCCCTGCACAAGGGCGCGGACGGCTGGATGTCGGAAAAACAGTTCGATAAATTCTACTGGCCTTCCCTGAAAAAGGTCATCAACGCCTTCATCGACGAGGGTATCCTGGTGACGCTCTTCGCCGAGGGCAGCTACGAGACGCGACTGCAAAGCGTTAACGAGTTCCCCAAGGGCGCGGTTACCTGGCTGTTCGACCGCACGGACATGGCCAAAGCCAAGACGGTGCTGGGGGACCGGTGCTGCATCGCCGGGAACGTGCCCACCTCCCTGATGGCCACGGGCACGCCCAAGGCGGTCAAGGAGTACTGCCGCAAGCTCATCGAAACCTGCGGTAAGGGGGGAGGCTATATCCTGTCCGGGGGCGCCCAGGTGGATAACGGCAAGCCGGAAAACGTCCGCGCCATGCTGGAAGCCGCCCGGGAGTACGGCGTCTACAAAAAATAACGGGAGCCTTACCTTCAGATAATTTCAAAACGGGCGGTGACCGATGACGGAAGAATACGGCAATATCAAAACGCTGATAGACGTGATGAATGAGAACGGCGTGGACTTCGTGTTCTTCAACCCGGGCATCGATAATGTGCCGGTGCTGGAAACGCTGGCCGCCTGCCAGGCCCAGGGCAAAAAAGCGCCCCGGGGCATCCTCTGCCTGGATGAGTTCGTCGCCATGACCGCCGCGCACGGCAGCTACATGGCCACCGGCAAGCCGCAGGCGGTATCGGTGCACTCGGAGCTGGGCATCCTGCAAATCGGCGGGGCGCTGCATAACGCCCAGTGGGGCAAGGTGCCGCTGGTTTTTTTCACCGAAAGCCTGGGCCCGCCCGAACGCACCAACTGGCGCGGCGAGCCTTTCGACCAGGGCATGATGGTGCGCAACTTCGTGAAATGGGACCATTACCTGGGGGCGGATGAAGACCCCGGGGAGGTCTTCCGGGAGGCTTTCCGGATAGCCGCCGCCGAGCCCTGCGGCCCGGTGTACCTTTCCCTGCCGCGGGAAACGCTGTGGAGCAAAAGCGCCGCTACCGCGGGCAAAAAGGTGAAATACGCCACGGGAGCGCCGCCACAAGCCGATGCCGCCACATTAAACAAAATCGCGGCCCTGCTGGTCAAAGCGGAAAACCCGCTGATAGTAGCCGGCTATACGGGCCGCCATACCGAGTCCGTGGCCTGCCTGGTAGAGCTGGCGGAAACGCTGGCGGCGCGGGTGATGACGGCGGACACCAGGGTGAATTTCCCCAATACCCACCCCCTGGCGGCCTATCAGCCCGCCGAGGGCTTCGGGACTCCCGTGCTGGCTACCGCCGACGTTATCCTGGCTATCGACTATGACATGCATTACGCCGCGCCGCCGGTATCCCCGGCCCCGGCCGCGAAAATAATACACCTGGATATAGATACCGCCAAAAAGGGCTTGCCGCTCTGGGGCAGGAAACCGGATATCCTGCTTAAAGCGGACTCCCGGCAGGCGATACCGGCGCTGACAGCCGCCGTCAAAGAACAGCTTACCGCGGCCCGGCGCGCCCAGCTGCAAAAACGCTACCGGACACTGGCGGCGGAGCACCGGAAACTGGATGGCGACTGGCAGTCCCTGGCGCAAAGCCACGCGGCACGCACGCCCGTTTCCGCCCACTGGCTGAGCCGCTGCATCGATGAAGTACTCGACGAAGACACGATAATCGTGAACCAGACCATTTCCCCGGCCAACATCGTGGCGCATCTGGTCCACCGGAGCCGGCCGGGCACGCTGCTCTCCTGCGCGGGGGGCTGTATCGGCTGGGCGCCGGGGGCGGCGCTGGGGGTAAAGCTGGCGGCGCCGGAGAAAACGGTCATCAGCCTGATGGGCGACGGCGCTTTCATCTACGGCTGCCCGGAGGCAACTCTATGGTCGGCCAGTCTCTACCAGGCCCCGTTTTTAGCCGTCATCTATGACAACCGCGGCTACGGCGCCATCAAGGGGCTTTTCCGGGAGAAGTACGACGTTACCAACATGGGGGCGGACATCGCCAGGCCGCCGGACTATACCCTGATTGCCCGCGCCAATAACGCTTACGGGCGCATGGTGGATGACCCCGCCGACCTCCCTAAAGCGTTAAAGGACTGCCTGGCGACGGTGCGCGGCGGACAGGCCGCCGTGCTGGATGTGCGCATCGACCCGGTTTAGAAAACGTTTAAAGCGGCCGGGTGGACAGAAAATCGAATTTTTCCCAGGCTTTAAGCTCGCCCGCCAGCACATTCTTTTCCAGTCGGGTCTCCGTATCCAATATCATGGTCACGCGGTCATTGCCGTAAACCGGCCAGTTACCGATGCTCCGGCAGGACGGGTCGCCGGTACGGGCGAAAGCGGCGCAGGAGTCCTGTATCTTTATGGCCAGGCTCTCCTGCTCCGGCCCGTCGCCGGTAAACTCCTTATCCAGCGCCCCGAAGAGGAAAGGGTTATCCAGGCCGTGCATGGCGCCCAACATGCCGCCCATAGCCGGTGATTTATATGTAAACAGGTAATGATAGGCCGGGGCGCCGCTATCGCGCCGGGCTGCCACCAGCCGTAGGGCGGGCATTTTAAAGGTAAGGTCGGTATTGATGTTGGCCAGTATCTCGGCCGGGGCGCCGCTGCCGCCGTGGGCCAGGGAAATAGCGCGGTAGTCCCGCACCAGGCCGGGCACCAGCTCATGAGGCAGCATGGTATCAAGGCGCTGACACAGGGCGTCATCGGTCAGCTTAGCGATGCCGGGGGTCATGGCCGTCGAGATTTTCAGCTCGTCGGCGGTGTTGCCCACGATGACGGGCATATTTTCAGCCAGGCCTTTCCGGACCGCGCTCAGCGGCCAGTCCGGAATGATTGCCCCGTCCTTAACCGGCTGGAAGGGCGTGAGCCGGAACTCGGTCTGCTGCAATTTCAGTCCCAGCGCCTGCTGGGCGTCCAGTAATTGCTGGGTGGTCAGTTTCCGTAAAGAATCTGTGTCTTTACCTTTGATATTCAATATCTCCAAAA from Dehalococcoidales bacterium encodes the following:
- a CDS encoding uroporphyrinogen decarboxylase family protein; the encoded protein is MPETKWTNLTPQQKREQRFKWWLDAEGVNFIDANAQKAYKQRVQRLIDVYNVGEPDRVPVSLMIGALPAYLYGTDYHTCMYDYDKAVKAWDKFNQDFLDADSLSSPGTVIPGRVYDLLDYKLYKWPGHGLSTSATGIQFVEGEYMRADEYDALIGNPSDFWQRVYMPRVFGAFESWRNLTPLTSIIEAPAMNFTPYSMPEVQNSLKTLINVGNELLKYMQVTGEFGRRTLEAGYPAARGGFAKAPFDVIGDTLRGTQGIISDMFRRPDKLLEAIDVVTRLMIESVINSLNASKGLYAMFPLHKGADGWMSEKQFDKFYWPSLKKVINAFIDEGILVTLFAEGSYETRLQSVNEFPKGAVTWLFDRTDMAKAKTVLGDRCCIAGNVPTSLMATGTPKAVKEYCRKLIETCGKGGGYILSGGAQVDNGKPENVRAMLEAAREYGVYKK
- a CDS encoding thiamine pyrophosphate-dependent enzyme, with protein sequence MTEEYGNIKTLIDVMNENGVDFVFFNPGIDNVPVLETLAACQAQGKKAPRGILCLDEFVAMTAAHGSYMATGKPQAVSVHSELGILQIGGALHNAQWGKVPLVFFTESLGPPERTNWRGEPFDQGMMVRNFVKWDHYLGADEDPGEVFREAFRIAAAEPCGPVYLSLPRETLWSKSAATAGKKVKYATGAPPQADAATLNKIAALLVKAENPLIVAGYTGRHTESVACLVELAETLAARVMTADTRVNFPNTHPLAAYQPAEGFGTPVLATADVILAIDYDMHYAAPPVSPAPAAKIIHLDIDTAKKGLPLWGRKPDILLKADSRQAIPALTAAVKEQLTAARRAQLQKRYRTLAAEHRKLDGDWQSLAQSHAARTPVSAHWLSRCIDEVLDEDTIIVNQTISPANIVAHLVHRSRPGTLLSCAGGCIGWAPGAALGVKLAAPEKTVISLMGDGAFIYGCPEATLWSASLYQAPFLAVIYDNRGYGAIKGLFREKYDVTNMGADIARPPDYTLIARANNAYGRMVDDPADLPKALKDCLATVRGGQAAVLDVRIDPV
- a CDS encoding carboxylesterase/lipase family protein; this encodes MSSSRQAVVTTKNGKLEGAFAGGIYTFKGIPYAAPPVGDLRWLPPRPVKPWDGLRPAQKYGAIAPQNPMPVPLPGMPPADEAQDEDCLFLNVWTPGLDDAKRPVMFWIHGGAFIIGSGTEAFLVGGSLARRGDIVLVSLNYRMGVFGFMNLKEITGGQIPATGNEGLLDQVAALEWVRENISAFGGDPANVTAFGFSAGGMSIGNLLGMPAARGKFHKAIHRSGAANIIGPLEEAVSITGQFLEILNIKGKDTDSLRKLTTQQLLDAQQALGLKLQQTEFRLTPFQPVKDGAIIPDWPLSAVRKGLAENMPVIVGNTADELKISTAMTPGIAKLTDDALCQRLDTMLPHELVPGLVRDYRAISLAHGGSGAPAEILANINTDLTFKMPALRLVAARRDSGAPAYHYLFTYKSPAMGGMLGAMHGLDNPFLFGALDKEFTGDGPEQESLAIKIQDSCAAFARTGDPSCRSIGNWPVYGNDRVTMILDTETRLEKNVLAGELKAWEKFDFLSTRPL